One Lentisphaerota bacterium DNA segment encodes these proteins:
- a CDS encoding sugar phosphate isomerase/epimerase, which produces MKTTQIAAQLYTLRDHLKTPADIAASLKKVRQIGYRAVQVSGLGPIEESELNRILQGEGLTCCATHESGAKILDETAAVIARLQKLNCRYTAYPYPAGVDFGSLPTVLDLAARLDKAGQLMREAGLVLTYHNHAMEFQRLEGKLVLDWLYEKTDARHLQGEIDTYWVQHGGSDPVAWCRKLKGRLPLLHLKDYTVIGGKPAFAPVGQGNLDIPAIVNAAEASGCEWFIVEQDDCYGADPFEALAHSYRYLSTLVRN; this is translated from the coding sequence ATGAAGACCACGCAAATCGCTGCGCAGTTATACACACTTCGGGATCACCTCAAAACGCCGGCCGATATCGCCGCCTCGCTTAAGAAAGTACGTCAGATCGGGTACCGGGCGGTTCAGGTCTCCGGCCTGGGGCCGATTGAGGAGAGCGAACTGAACCGCATCCTCCAAGGGGAAGGTCTGACCTGCTGCGCCACGCACGAATCCGGCGCAAAAATTCTCGATGAAACGGCTGCCGTCATCGCTCGGCTCCAAAAGCTGAACTGCCGCTACACGGCCTACCCCTACCCCGCCGGTGTGGATTTCGGCTCGCTTCCGACCGTGCTCGACCTGGCGGCCAGGCTCGACAAGGCCGGACAACTCATGCGCGAAGCCGGCCTGGTACTGACCTACCACAACCACGCGATGGAGTTCCAGCGGCTGGAGGGCAAGCTCGTGCTGGACTGGCTCTACGAGAAGACCGACGCGCGCCACCTGCAGGGCGAAATCGACACCTATTGGGTCCAGCACGGCGGCTCTGATCCTGTGGCCTGGTGCCGTAAGCTCAAGGGCCGCCTGCCGCTGCTCCACCTGAAGGATTACACCGTCATCGGCGGCAAACCAGCGTTTGCTCCCGTGGGACAAGGCAACCTGGACATACCCGCCATCGTGAACGCCGCCGAGGCGTCCGGTTGCGAGTGGTTCATCGTGGAGCAGGATGACTGCTACGGCGCCGACCCCTTCGAAGCGCTCGCGCATAGCTATCGTTATCTATCCACGCTGGTCCGTAACTAG